From the Thermoplasmata archaeon genome, one window contains:
- a CDS encoding penicillin acylase family protein, with protein sequence MLTVVVFAAFSVPVGPLPPLGSLLDPTTGLWSVAFGGRGLQSQTLHVPGLSAAVTIVRDVAGVPHIYASNMTDGWFALGFVHAQDRLWQMDIQSR encoded by the coding sequence GTGCTGACGGTTGTCGTGTTCGCGGCCTTCTCGGTGCCCGTAGGGCCGCTGCCCCCGCTGGGCTCGCTCCTCGATCCGACCACGGGCCTGTGGTCCGTCGCCTTCGGCGGAAGGGGGCTGCAGTCCCAGACCCTCCATGTGCCCGGCCTCTCCGCCGCGGTCACGATCGTCCGGGATGTGGCAGGAGTACCCCACATCTACGCCTCGAACATGACGGACGGCTGGTTCGCGCTCGGCTTCGTTCACGCCCAGGACCGCCTGTGGCAGATGGACATCCAGTCCCGTG